Proteins encoded in a region of the Polycladomyces subterraneus genome:
- a CDS encoding NADH:flavin oxidoreductase/NADH oxidase yields MAGLFDPITLRGMTVKNRIMMSPMCQYSVDTLDGHPNDWHYVHYVSRAVGGTGLIMIEMTDVHPDGRITDKDLGIWSDEHIPSFRRIVEACHQYGAKVGIQIAHAGRKAESDSLRPQAPSAVPFSDRFRVPHELTTDEVKELVEAFGKAAERAVAAGFDTIELHGAHGYLIHQFLSKLSNRRTDEYGEPERFAAEVIQTVRQRIPDDMPLLMRLSAVEYTEGGYTLEDTIERCRLFHELGVDAFDVSSGGESPVAPPIKTGVPGYQVPFAAAIREAVGVPVIAVGGLDDPKVAEMVLQNGQADMVAIGRAMLRDPYWANHAALELGRSPVLPKQYARAF; encoded by the coding sequence ATGGCTGGTTTGTTCGATCCCATCACATTGCGTGGAATGACAGTCAAAAACCGTATCATGATGTCTCCGATGTGTCAGTATAGCGTGGACACTTTGGACGGTCATCCCAACGACTGGCATTACGTTCACTATGTTTCCCGGGCCGTCGGCGGAACGGGTCTGATCATGATCGAAATGACGGACGTACATCCGGACGGTCGCATCACCGACAAGGACCTGGGAATTTGGTCGGATGAACACATTCCATCGTTCCGGCGCATCGTGGAAGCATGTCACCAATACGGGGCCAAAGTGGGTATCCAAATCGCGCACGCAGGTCGAAAAGCGGAGTCGGACAGCCTTCGTCCCCAGGCACCGTCAGCTGTTCCGTTTTCGGACCGGTTTCGTGTACCGCATGAGTTGACCACCGACGAAGTCAAGGAATTGGTAGAGGCCTTCGGAAAGGCTGCGGAGCGGGCGGTGGCGGCCGGATTCGATACGATCGAATTGCACGGTGCTCATGGGTATTTGATCCATCAATTCCTGTCCAAACTTTCCAACCGTCGGACAGATGAATACGGAGAACCGGAACGGTTTGCTGCCGAGGTGATTCAGACGGTTCGCCAACGGATTCCTGACGACATGCCGCTTTTGATGAGACTGTCGGCTGTGGAATATACGGAAGGCGGGTACACTTTGGAAGATACGATCGAGCGTTGCCGTCTGTTCCATGAGCTGGGGGTGGACGCGTTTGACGTAAGCAGCGGTGGCGAAAGCCCTGTGGCTCCGCCGATCAAGACGGGTGTACCTGGATACCAGGTACCGTTTGCCGCTGCCATTCGGGAAGCGGTGGGGGTGCCGGTAATCGCCGTCGGTGGTTTGGATGATCCGAAAGTGGCGGAAATGGTGCTGCAAAATGGGCAAGCTGATATGGTAGCCATCGGACGGGCTATGTTGCGCGATCCGTATTGGGCCAACCACGCGGCGTTGGAGTTGGGACGGTCTCCCGTGTTGCCCAAGCAGTATGCGCGGGCGTTTTAA